From Alcaligenes faecalis, the proteins below share one genomic window:
- a CDS encoding DUF1656 domain-containing protein, translated as MLSEVALAGMYVPPFFVYACLAVPVYLGLRYVLVRTGVLRHVWHPALFEFALSLSLVSALILYV; from the coding sequence ATGCTGAGTGAAGTTGCCCTGGCGGGCATGTATGTCCCGCCGTTTTTTGTCTACGCCTGCCTGGCGGTGCCTGTCTATCTAGGGCTGCGTTACGTGCTGGTGCGCACGGGCGTGTTGCGCCATGTTTGGCACCCGGCCTTGTTTGAGTTTGCCTTGTCCTTGTCCCTTGTCTCGGCCTTGATTCTGTATGTCTAA
- a CDS encoding HlyD family secretion protein, producing the protein MSKFSALIKPVSRFVLTAFLLLITAYLLVALWNAYVRAPWTRDGRVSAQIVRIAPEVSGTVREMAVTDNQRVHKGDVLYRLDPVRFQLALEQAQSELAAATAILNQRAAEAKRRRGMESLLPAEEIQQAQHAVRIAQAEQRSRQLAVDAAKLDLERSVLYAPVDGYVTRLRLNAGDYAVAGQANMALLDAHSFWMTGYFEETKLQGIQPGAEARIRLMGYEGLIAGHVSSIGRGITDANQQADAQGLPSVEPNFSWIRLAQRIPVRVEFDDLPADVLLAAGMTGSVAVGSALDAGGAQGRISSFLQRWL; encoded by the coding sequence ATGTCTAAATTTTCTGCTTTGATCAAGCCAGTTAGCCGGTTTGTGCTGACGGCCTTCTTGCTGTTGATAACAGCCTATTTGTTGGTGGCTTTGTGGAACGCCTATGTGCGTGCGCCCTGGACACGGGATGGCCGGGTCAGCGCACAAATTGTGCGTATCGCGCCCGAGGTCTCGGGGACGGTGCGGGAGATGGCTGTTACCGATAATCAGCGGGTTCACAAGGGGGATGTCTTGTATCGCCTAGACCCGGTGCGTTTTCAGTTGGCGCTGGAACAGGCGCAGTCCGAACTGGCGGCGGCAACAGCCATCCTGAACCAGAGGGCGGCAGAGGCCAAGCGCCGTCGCGGTATGGAAAGCCTGCTGCCTGCTGAAGAAATCCAGCAAGCCCAGCACGCAGTGCGTATTGCCCAAGCCGAGCAGCGCAGTCGGCAATTGGCTGTGGACGCGGCCAAGCTGGACCTGGAGCGTTCAGTTCTGTACGCGCCTGTTGATGGCTATGTGACCCGCCTGCGTTTGAACGCGGGTGATTATGCGGTGGCGGGGCAGGCCAATATGGCTTTGCTGGATGCCCATAGCTTCTGGATGACGGGTTATTTTGAAGAAACCAAGCTGCAAGGTATTCAGCCGGGTGCGGAGGCACGCATTCGTTTGATGGGCTATGAAGGCTTGATAGCAGGCCATGTCAGTAGCATCGGGCGCGGTATTACCGATGCCAATCAGCAAGCGGATGCGCAGGGCTTGCCCAGCGTGGAGCCCAACTTCAGCTGGATTCGTTTAGCGCAACGGATTCCGGTACGGGTGGAGTTTGATGATCTGCCGGCGGATGTGTTGCTGGCGGCCGGGATGACAGGCAGTGTGGCCGTCGGCTCCGCGTTGGATGCGGGCGGTGCACAAGGCCGCATCAGTTCCTTTTTGCAGCGCTGGCTTTAA
- a CDS encoding efflux transporter outer membrane subunit: MDNFLMPERHHARRFLPYVLLLLSLSACATVGPDYVEPKQPLPPAWLHEQTGFARQDPDSLRRWWQQFQDPTLDALVERALSRNQDLDIAVARLRQAKAERGQIAADLGPQVSAGASGQARRNSKALDSPPGGEFRSWQLGLDASWELDLFGGTRRAIEAADAGIEALAQDHGALQVSLIAELVSHYAGLRATQRRLDIARDNVRNLRDTEQLVEQSRRRGLARQSELLQARAEREMAQAQLPVLEADIARFSHSIGVLAGGFPGDWHAVLTQTAPALPVPPQLPAFLPSDLIRSRPDLRADERRLAAATAHIGQAEAQRFPTFRIPLGIGTAVSVIHDIFSSASLLWTAGLQAEHSLYDGGRAQSGIEAAQAKAQAAELVYKRDVHLALREVEDALTSLHSQVQRQQSLQAALLNSEQALEHATQLYKAGLSAYLPILVAQRSANQARDALTLSQWDEVLAAIALYKSLGAGWQES, translated from the coding sequence ATGGATAATTTTTTGATGCCTGAACGTCACCACGCACGTCGCTTTTTACCCTATGTGCTGCTGCTCCTGAGTTTGTCCGCTTGCGCGACGGTAGGCCCGGATTATGTGGAGCCCAAACAGCCGCTTCCCCCTGCGTGGCTGCATGAACAAACAGGCTTTGCCAGGCAGGATCCGGACAGCTTGCGTCGCTGGTGGCAGCAATTCCAGGACCCGACGCTGGATGCGCTGGTGGAAAGAGCGTTAAGCCGTAATCAGGATCTGGATATTGCGGTGGCTCGTTTGAGGCAGGCCAAGGCTGAACGCGGCCAGATTGCAGCTGATCTTGGCCCTCAGGTATCAGCCGGGGCCTCGGGGCAGGCGCGCCGCAATAGTAAAGCTCTGGACTCGCCGCCCGGAGGGGAGTTTCGCAGCTGGCAGTTGGGGCTGGATGCCAGCTGGGAGCTGGACTTGTTTGGTGGCACTCGCCGGGCGATAGAGGCCGCCGATGCTGGTATTGAAGCGTTGGCGCAGGACCACGGTGCCTTGCAGGTCAGCTTGATTGCCGAGCTGGTCAGCCATTATGCCGGTTTGCGGGCGACACAAAGACGGCTGGATATTGCCAGGGACAATGTACGCAACCTGCGTGACACCGAACAGTTGGTGGAGCAATCTCGGCGTCGCGGGTTGGCTCGCCAGTCTGAACTTTTGCAGGCCAGAGCCGAGCGCGAAATGGCACAGGCGCAGCTTCCTGTACTGGAAGCCGACATTGCCCGTTTTAGCCATAGCATTGGGGTGCTGGCAGGCGGTTTTCCGGGTGATTGGCATGCCGTTCTGACGCAAACCGCGCCTGCCTTGCCCGTGCCGCCGCAACTGCCTGCGTTCCTTCCCTCGGATCTGATTCGCTCCCGGCCAGACTTGCGAGCAGATGAACGGCGTTTGGCTGCGGCCACGGCACATATAGGTCAAGCAGAGGCACAACGCTTTCCGACGTTCCGAATTCCCTTGGGAATAGGGACTGCTGTCAGCGTGATTCACGACATCTTTTCCAGTGCCAGCCTGTTGTGGACGGCAGGGCTACAAGCGGAGCACAGCCTGTATGACGGTGGCCGTGCGCAATCGGGCATTGAAGCGGCACAAGCGAAGGCGCAGGCTGCTGAACTGGTTTATAAGCGTGATGTGCACCTGGCTTTGCGGGAAGTGGAAGATGCCTTGACCTCCCTGCACAGTCAGGTACAACGTCAGCAGTCCTTGCAGGCCGCACTGCTCAATAGTGAACAGGCTTTGGAGCACGCGACGCAACTGTATAAAGCCGGTTTAAGCGCCTATTTGCCGATTCTGGTGGCACAACGTAGCGCCAATCAGGCACGAGATGCTTTGACGCTTAGCCAGTGGGACGAGGTGCTGGCTGCTATTGCACTGTATAAATCCTTGGGAGCTGGTTGGCAGGAAAGCTGA
- a CDS encoding tautomerase family protein, protein MPLLKFDLIQGRNDEELRLLLDTAHQAMVQAFDVPASDRYQCVTQHRPGELILEDTGLGYPRSDKVVLLHIVSRPRSEIQKVQFYRLLAERLEQNCGVSPNDLIIALVENSDADWSFGRGRAQFLTREL, encoded by the coding sequence ATGCCACTACTGAAATTTGATCTGATCCAAGGCCGCAACGACGAAGAACTGCGCCTGCTGTTGGACACCGCGCATCAAGCCATGGTGCAAGCCTTTGATGTTCCCGCCAGCGACCGCTACCAGTGCGTGACCCAGCATCGTCCCGGCGAGCTGATACTGGAAGACACTGGCCTGGGCTACCCGCGTAGCGACAAGGTGGTACTGCTGCACATCGTGTCCCGCCCCCGCAGCGAGATCCAGAAAGTCCAGTTCTACCGCTTGCTGGCAGAACGGTTGGAACAGAACTGTGGTGTGTCGCCCAATGACCTGATCATCGCTCTGGTAGAAAACAGCGATGCAGACTGGTCCTTCGGGCGTGGGCGAGCGCAGTTTTTGACGAGGGAGCTGTAA
- the hmpA gene encoding NO-inducible flavohemoprotein gives MLTDAQRDIIKATVPLLETGGEALTTHFYELMLRDYPQVRPLFNQAHQASGTQQRALANGVLTYARHIDQLEALGPLASQIVNKHVALQIQPEHYPIVGTCLLQAIREVLGENVATNEVIDGWAAAYQQLADLLIEAERLIYDDMATAPGGWRGARAFQVIRKVPESQEITSFYLEPVDGKPVLNFKPGQYIGLCLKVNGEEIRRNYSLSAAPNGRSYRISVKREARGLASNFLHDQIQKGDTLDLFPPAGQFSLRHNDRHQVFISGGVGITPTLAMVEAALQTERPITFIHYARNVHVHAFANQLTTWANRYPRFQAYVVYEEHTALSGPQPHAIGRPTATQLSQWLPCDGQFDAYYLGPKPFMTLIRRTLRDLGLPDEQSHYEFFGPAEDLN, from the coding sequence ATGCTGACAGACGCTCAACGCGACATCATCAAGGCCACCGTGCCGCTGCTGGAAACCGGCGGCGAAGCCTTGACCACCCATTTTTATGAATTGATGCTGCGCGACTATCCACAGGTGCGCCCCCTGTTCAACCAGGCCCATCAAGCCAGCGGCACCCAGCAACGCGCCCTGGCCAATGGCGTGCTGACTTACGCCCGCCATATCGACCAACTGGAAGCCCTGGGCCCCTTGGCCAGCCAGATCGTCAACAAACACGTTGCCCTGCAAATCCAGCCCGAGCACTACCCGATTGTGGGCACTTGCCTGCTGCAAGCCATACGCGAAGTCCTGGGCGAGAACGTCGCGACCAATGAGGTCATAGACGGCTGGGCGGCCGCCTACCAGCAACTGGCGGATTTGCTGATCGAAGCTGAACGTCTGATTTACGACGATATGGCCACCGCCCCCGGCGGCTGGCGGGGCGCACGCGCCTTTCAGGTGATACGCAAAGTCCCTGAAAGCCAGGAGATCACCTCCTTTTATCTGGAGCCGGTTGACGGCAAACCCGTACTGAACTTCAAGCCCGGCCAATACATAGGCCTGTGCCTGAAGGTCAACGGTGAAGAAATTCGCCGCAACTACTCCCTGTCTGCAGCCCCCAATGGGCGCAGCTACCGCATCAGCGTCAAGCGCGAAGCCCGTGGTCTGGCCTCCAACTTTCTGCACGATCAGATCCAGAAAGGCGACACGCTGGACCTGTTCCCACCCGCCGGACAGTTCAGCTTGCGTCACAACGACAGGCATCAGGTTTTCATCAGTGGTGGCGTCGGCATTACCCCCACCCTGGCCATGGTGGAGGCGGCCTTGCAGACCGAGCGTCCCATCACCTTTATCCACTACGCCCGCAATGTGCACGTCCACGCCTTTGCCAACCAGCTCACCACCTGGGCGAACCGTTACCCGCGTTTTCAGGCTTATGTGGTGTACGAAGAACACACAGCCCTATCCGGGCCGCAGCCCCATGCCATAGGCCGCCCTACAGCTACGCAACTGAGCCAATGGCTGCCCTGTGACGGCCAGTTCGATGCCTATTACCTGGGCCCCAAACCCTTTATGACCTTGATCAGACGCACTCTGCGCGATCTGGGCCTGCCCGACGAACAAAGCCATTACGAGTTCTTTGGCCCCGCCGAGGACCTGAACTGA